A window of the Methanobacterium spitsbergense genome harbors these coding sequences:
- a CDS encoding MoaD/ThiS family protein yields MIEIKFLTRFIDITGEKNIKIEDVPDIKTLVEFLCKKYDESFKEVLFDENGNLRDYLKVMINGEDIRDINGLDTPLKDGDQIVMFQTIAGG; encoded by the coding sequence TTGATAGAAATAAAATTTTTAACACGCTTTATTGATATTACAGGAGAAAAGAACATCAAAATTGAGGATGTTCCAGATATAAAAACTCTCGTAGAATTTTTATGTAAGAAATATGATGAAAGTTTCAAAGAAGTCTTATTTGATGAAAATGGAAACCTCAGAGATTATCTGAAAGTCATGATCAATGGAGAAGACATAAGAGATATTAATGGACTAGACACTCCTTTAAAAGATGGAGATCAAATTGTAATGTTCCAAACCATTGCAGGCGGTTAA